One genomic region from Sphingobacterium sp. UGAL515B_05 encodes:
- a CDS encoding PadR family transcriptional regulator has translation MKDTKLLKGTLQTIILKLLSGTKRMYGYEMTQQVKLLTEGEFILTEGALYPALHKLEAEGLLDTTIEVVDGRARKYYSLTVKGKKAQVSKMKDALTFVEKLQVILNTKPIVS, from the coding sequence ATGAAAGATACGAAGTTATTAAAAGGCACTTTACAAACGATTATTCTAAAGCTATTGTCTGGAACAAAAAGAATGTATGGCTACGAAATGACTCAACAGGTAAAACTCTTAACCGAAGGGGAGTTTATCCTGACGGAGGGAGCGCTCTATCCGGCATTACATAAGCTAGAAGCGGAAGGACTCCTGGATACAACAATCGAAGTAGTCGATGGAAGAGCAAGAAAGTATTATTCCTTGACCGTGAAGGGAAAAAAAGCTCAAGTAAGTAAAATGAAAGATGCGTTGACCTTTGTGGAGAAGTTGCAGGTTATCTTGAACACTAAACCAATTGTATCATGA
- a CDS encoding family 43 glycosylhydrolase: MQKPIDKPIKQQTATAIKNRFRKTFIAILFGTSALSGLVFGQQTTKIIANPLALEYRFMPESPSRREAADPIIELFNDQYYLFASKSGGYWRSSDLKDWLYIPCKSIGSIEAYAPTVLNYNGALYFLASGGKPQIYKTTNPDQDQWEPIPTKFTIGMTDPAFFKDDTGKVYLYWGCSNVDPIMGVEVDPNDGFKPIGTPQVLIQHHEKQYGWEVQGEHNELGTPGWNEGATMIKHKGVYYLQYASPGTQFRSYADGVYTANSPLGPFRYEANSPFSYKPGGFIAGAGHGHTFQDKLGNYWHVATMKISVRDWFERRIGLFPAFFDKEGQLYAQTVYTDLPFHIPNTKVDLEKRDLSLPYNLLSQNKPIQVSSELDKFPKIYANDERIESWWSAASGAIGEYIQIDLEKNMSIRALQVNFADQDFQLKAPQSYCYQYVIEYSSDGKKWLPLIDQSKNTKDHPHELFNLDRKVNARYVRLTNKKEIPGKFSLYDFRIFGHGLGQKPQGINTLTGKRNTKDRRQITLHWPTSPNAKGYILRWGIKSDKLYNAIVVYENKFDGRSFNSGQDYYFSVEAFNENGHSQQHKKLLHIE; encoded by the coding sequence ATGCAAAAGCCAATAGATAAACCCATAAAACAGCAAACTGCAACAGCAATCAAAAATAGGTTCAGGAAGACTTTTATAGCGATTCTTTTCGGTACAAGCGCTCTTTCTGGGCTTGTTTTTGGACAACAGACCACAAAAATCATCGCTAATCCTTTGGCATTGGAATATCGTTTTATGCCCGAAAGTCCCAGTAGACGGGAAGCAGCAGATCCCATCATCGAGCTTTTCAACGACCAATATTATTTATTTGCGTCGAAGTCCGGTGGATATTGGCGCTCCTCAGATTTAAAAGACTGGCTGTATATCCCTTGCAAAAGTATTGGCAGCATTGAAGCTTATGCACCTACTGTATTAAATTACAATGGTGCACTTTACTTTTTGGCTTCGGGTGGAAAACCCCAAATTTATAAAACAACCAATCCTGATCAGGATCAGTGGGAACCCATACCGACCAAATTTACCATTGGCATGACAGATCCAGCCTTCTTCAAGGACGATACTGGTAAAGTCTATCTGTATTGGGGATGTTCAAACGTTGATCCCATCATGGGCGTGGAGGTAGATCCTAACGATGGTTTCAAACCCATTGGTACCCCACAAGTCTTGATTCAACATCATGAAAAACAATATGGCTGGGAAGTACAGGGTGAGCATAACGAACTGGGAACTCCAGGTTGGAACGAAGGGGCGACAATGATTAAACACAAAGGAGTGTACTATCTCCAATACGCATCTCCGGGCACGCAATTCAGAAGTTATGCCGATGGTGTTTACACTGCCAATTCTCCTTTGGGACCGTTTCGCTATGAAGCCAATAGTCCTTTTTCTTATAAACCAGGTGGTTTTATTGCAGGCGCAGGTCATGGACATACCTTTCAGGACAAGCTGGGCAACTATTGGCATGTAGCGACCATGAAAATTTCGGTGCGAGACTGGTTTGAACGACGTATCGGTCTTTTTCCAGCATTTTTTGACAAGGAAGGTCAGCTTTACGCGCAAACGGTATATACCGATCTCCCCTTTCACATCCCCAATACAAAAGTCGATCTCGAGAAGCGAGATCTTTCTCTACCGTACAACCTTTTATCACAAAACAAGCCCATTCAGGTATCCAGTGAACTGGATAAATTCCCCAAAATTTACGCTAACGATGAACGGATAGAAAGCTGGTGGTCGGCAGCTTCGGGCGCTATCGGTGAATATATACAGATTGACCTCGAAAAGAACATGTCCATCCGTGCCCTACAGGTGAATTTCGCCGATCAAGATTTCCAGCTTAAAGCACCCCAGTCTTATTGCTACCAATATGTGATCGAATACTCCAGCGATGGCAAAAAATGGCTCCCACTGATAGACCAAAGCAAAAACACAAAAGATCACCCGCATGAATTATTTAACCTCGATCGCAAAGTCAACGCACGTTATGTCCGCCTGACCAATAAGAAAGAGATCCCCGGTAAATTTTCGCTTTATGATTTTCGAATATTCGGTCATGGTTTGGGTCAAAAACCACAGGGAATCAACACCTTGACAGGAAAACGCAATACAAAAGATCGTCGCCAGATTACACTACATTGGCCGACATCGCCAAATGCCAAAGGTTATATTCTCCGTTGGGGCATTAAATCCGACAAATTATACAATGCGATCGTGGTCTATGAAAACAAATTTGATGGCCGTAGTTTCAACAGCGGTCAGGACTACTATTTTTCGGTAGAGGCTTTTAATGAAAACGGTCATTCGCAACAGCACAAAAAATTGCTCCATATTGAATAA
- a CDS encoding pentapeptide repeat-containing protein, with protein MALTNKIFQQSEIESFEFNHKVLKNCSFIDCTIKGKNFMNSMFRDCKFIRCTFVDCNFQSVVFQESGLWVESTFEANDFSKAIIGNLKIEKSSFLHNTFDKTTFDGTALVHVVFKGKINSSWFYGIPFTEDLYSTNLFILKKAKPLKTPLVNFGHAELKDVVFSRGLDLSSTVFPNQEHLKIINNPRRFFDSFLKRSKEVFTDNESLVFCRDLVDNVLYKPENRGMPILLVDLNQFYPSLNENRDRLIVDLLKAG; from the coding sequence ATGGCACTGACTAATAAAATATTCCAGCAAAGTGAGATTGAAAGTTTTGAATTCAATCACAAAGTTTTAAAAAATTGCTCATTTATCGACTGTACGATAAAGGGAAAAAATTTCATGAACTCCATGTTTCGTGATTGCAAGTTTATTCGATGTACGTTTGTGGACTGTAATTTTCAGTCTGTTGTTTTTCAGGAATCTGGGCTTTGGGTGGAAAGTACATTCGAAGCGAATGATTTTTCAAAAGCCATCATCGGAAATCTAAAAATTGAAAAGTCGTCATTTCTTCACAATACATTTGACAAAACAACCTTTGACGGTACTGCTTTGGTGCACGTAGTTTTTAAAGGAAAGATCAATTCTTCGTGGTTCTATGGCATTCCTTTTACGGAAGATTTATACTCCACCAATCTTTTTATTCTCAAAAAAGCAAAACCATTAAAGACCCCATTAGTCAATTTTGGTCATGCTGAACTGAAGGACGTTGTGTTTTCTCGAGGCTTAGATCTCTCTAGTACGGTTTTTCCAAACCAGGAACATCTTAAAATCATCAATAATCCAAGACGTTTTTTTGATAGTTTTCTCAAAAGGTCAAAAGAAGTATTTACGGATAATGAGTCGCTGGTTTTTTGTCGGGATCTGGTGGATAACGTATTGTATAAACCGGAAAATAGAGGGATGCCCATCCTATTGGTGGACTTAAATCAGTTTTATCCGTCGTTGAATGAAAATAGGGATCGCTTAATTGTTGATCTCCTGAAAGCAGGATAA